In Hemicordylus capensis ecotype Gifberg chromosome 12, rHemCap1.1.pri, whole genome shotgun sequence, the genomic stretch GACCCAGGCAGGGGGGGCGGGGCCGCGTGACGTCACGCGCGGGCCGAGGGGCGGGGTTTTTCGCGCgggagtgcctctgagcatgtgcagcgcGAGCAGAAGGCGCGAGAAAGAGTGCTcaggagtgcctctgagcatgttcaGAGAGAGAGGGTTGCATGCatgagagtgcctctgagcatgtgcagcatgACCTGTGGAGTATATGCACGagtcctctgtgcatgtgcagatagATATGGAGAGAGTGCGGgtgcaagagtgcctctgagagtaTATGCagtattacacacagagagagatggtTTTTGAAGCTGCCAACAGACCCCCTTGCAAGTATTATCTGGCACCTGGAAGGATGCAGTTACTGTAATaaaatagaatttttttaaacaaatagtcTGGACTGATTCACAAAACAGGACTATAACAGGCCAGACATCCCAGCTTCCGCCTTCTTCCGCTTGCTCTGGCGTGAGAGGAAAGCTGCAGCTACTATACTtcgcaaaatgtgtgtcttgagTGGTCTGTTACACACTCTTCATTTTTCTGAGTCGGTCTCACACACATTAGGCATGACATTTTAtgactgctttattttttaaaaaaatacattcgTATTTCTCAGCCTCTAAAATCGGGGCCATTTGGCTTCGCTTTCCTTTCTCTTAAATGTTAGCGGATAAAGTTCCTCCATATGGAGAGAATTGCAGCTTTGGAGGGGTGCATTTTaattgggggaaagggaagaatgaAAATCCACCCGGCTCACCCCACAGACTCCATCTGAATCCCTCCCCATCCCCGCACTGCCCCACAACGATTTACTAACATTTTAAAAGGACAGGCAGTACAATTGTGGGTCTCTCTAGGGAAGCCCCACCAATAAGAAAAGGCTGGGAAATGTAACagaactactactgctactactactactatttatatctTCGACATcattctcaaagcggttgacatagaaaaataaataatacataactaagatggtcccctgtccccaaggggctcgcaatctaaaaagaagcataaggcaggccccagcaacagccactagaggggttggagagggccagttgctctccccgggctaaatgtaagagaaccgTCACTTctcaaaggtgcctctctgctcagttagcggAAGGGAGAATGCCAATGGGAAACGCCAGCTTGCCTTGGCTTTGCCTCTCAAAACCTCGCTGTGTGTGGTTTCTCCTCCCCGCTCTTGCAGGAGAGGCAGCGCCAGACCCGCCAGAAGCTGACGGCCGGGGCTGGTGGTTTTCCGGCCCGGAGGGGACAACTTTCCAtgcccttgaagaagccgcttCCTGTACCGGCCTGGAGGAGTCGCTGGAGGCGGTCGCCAAGGCCttcctggagcagggccccctcgaCGGGCTGCTGGGCTTCAGCCAGGGGGCGGCGCTGGGGGGCATCCTCTGTGCCCTGAAGCAGCGCGGAGACCCCCGCTTCCCCTTTGGCTTCGCCATCCTCGTGGCCGGCTTCAAAAGCCGGGCCGCCGACCACCACGGCTACTACCAGGAGCCCATCTGCGTGCCGAGCCTCCATGTCGTGGGGGAGACGGACCAGGTCATCCCCGCCCGGATGAGCAGAGAGCTGGCCTCCCAGTTCACAGATCCCGTCACCCTCAGCCACCCCGGCGGGCACTTCCTCCCGGCCTCTGCCCCCCAGAAGAACGCCTACCTGGAATTCCTGGATCAGTTTGTAAAATGACAGGCTGGGTGCAGACCAGCCCCCAGCTAGACTTGGAGGCCGGAGGCCTCAGACGTGTGTTGAAAGAAGGGGAGCAACTACATTTGTaggatggactacaactcctatcagcccaaggccattgtggcggggaacggtgggagttgtagtccaacatcgggGGGGCGGGGACCTGGGTTTGTGCACCTCTGGAGTAAAGCACTCTCCAGCCTGTTTTCAGCGGCCTCAGACATGCCCAGTTCTGTGTGGGATTCTGGCCCCATAGGCAGTCCGCTGTGGGGCTGGGTCAAAGTGGAGCACACACTCATCCCTCTGCTTGAAGGGCTTGCCAGGGACCAGAGAAACGGTTGGTTTTGGAACGGCTGGAATGAGTTCGTGAGCTCTGAGAAGTCCTGTGTCTGCTTCTGTTTTGGAAAGTATCAATAAATATTTCGTAAGGAATGGGACTCTTGGTTTTTTGGCTGGTGCGGGCGTGGGCTCAAATGTGCattggcagaaacatttcaacacgcaagttaacatgttcccatcccacatatgtcCCCACTGCCCCCGCTCTGTCTCTAGAGCACCCGGCACCGGTCATTTTTGCCACCACGGGAAAGGGTCAGGGTCTCCGTGAGCAAAGGGCTGTCCTCTCTCTCCAAAGAGTCCTCCTCTTCCGAGGACCGGCCTGCCCATTTCCATGCCTCGGTCTACACTGAAACCTTTAGGGTAGTTTTGCTGCTTTTTAAGGCTTCCGAGAGCTTGCAAAACACCCTTGCAAAAGCGTGAGGGTGCACAGAAAGGCAATGCTCGAAAACTGATTAAGACGCCCGATATTTCAAGatgaccacttttcaacagaagttcctaaAGATAGACAGAAATGACTGaaactgtccccaaagggctcacagtctaagaaggaAGCATACGATGGGccacagccaccggagggatgctgtgctggggctggagagggccagttgctctcctccttttaaaaggtgctcagGTATAGCAGGGCGGACCCTTCTTCCATCACTAAGATGTCGATCTTGTCCAGAGTCACCAGGAACATCTCCCCGCCCGCCTCCGCTCCTGCCCGAGGCCAGCTGTCTCACGGACGAAGAGCAGACTTTGGGTTTTAGCCTTCGGTTCTTCATACACTAGAGGGCGGTGAGGTCCCCCTTTTGCTGCCCACTCAGGTGCCTTGGAGTGGACAGGGAGGGAGGCCCCCAGGCCGAGTTCAGACGCTGGGCTGGACTTCCCTgcgagcagcagagaaggcaccCAAAGCGTCCCGGCCTGGCCCTGATTGCTCTGGCTTCTCCCTCGGAGCAGACGGCCCCTTTCCATGCCCGGAGGGAGGGCGTCTCCGATGCACCAAGAACCGAGCTGCTGGCCCAGGGCACccattcttggggggggggtgcatcaACAGCGCTGGAATGGGGCCCTGCCACTCCGGGCCCCCCAGAAACAGCTCATGGCCCCATCAGCGGCTGCACACTCCCTCCCTGGGAGACCCATCGCCTGCCCCCGCACTCAATTCCCCCAAAGAGACTGGAGCTCCAGATTAGCAGCAGCCTCTTTCCGTCTCCGGAGAAGTGTTCGGGCTCTGCTGCCCCGTAATAGCTGGGGAACCctctcccactggatcctcaAGCCAGCGCCCTGCTGCTGGCCTTTTGACCTCCCGCAGCGTCAGTTAAAGCCGGGGCCCTTCTGcacttggcgggggggggtgtgtggcAAGACcagccccccaacccacccccaggGCACCCAGAGCGCCAGCCCAGGCCAAGGAGGAAGGCCGTTGGGGGCCACCGGATTGCCAGGCCTGCTGCAGCCGCCCACGCCGCCCCTCCACTCTCTTTGGCAATCAGTCTgtgggccgggaggaggaggaggagagcgctCTGCAGTGGCTGAGTCACTCGGCTCGCTCtgcaggggctgcttccctctccATGGCTACTGGTTTCTCCTGCCGTGACGACAGAGTGCAGGGCTCATTCCGCCGAGCTGCAGCGCTGCCTTCATCATGGGCAGGCCGGCCGTCTGCCCCAGACCCCGCCGAGGCCCGGGAGGGTCCACACCCCTCTCCCAAGCACCTCTGTTTTGAAGGGGCATCCCGTGGTTCCCTCTTTTTGGGAAACAGGCCAGAGAGACAGGCTCCTGGTGAACGCAGGGAGCTGCCTCcttccgagtcagacccttggtccaccgaaCTCACTGTtgtcggcactgactggcagcggcttctccggggtttcaggcagggccggagtcttccccagccggaccgggactggacctgggacctGCTGCGTGCCCAagccctgagctgcagccccaccccGCAAGGAACCTGTCACACCACTCCCTAAGCATtggggaagagaggaagctgctgtcgactgagtcagacccttggtttatctagctcagtcatgtctgcactgactggcagcagcttctccggggGTTTCGGGCAGGGCagacactgccagggactgaagctgggacctgcTGCGGCATGCAAAagatccaggttccctccctggcggcagcatctccaagtagggctgggagggagactcctgcctgcagccttggagaagccgctgctgctgccagtccgtttCGACAGGCCTGAgccagacggaccaagggtctgactcggtatccaGCCGCTCGCTATAGCCCTCCCTCCGCTCTCCACTAGTCTCCCCGCCGCCCCTCTAGCTGCGGTTCCCTGCCCTTCGGCGGTGGCCAAGCGCCTTCGGCCTGGCAGAACGGGGCGGGTGATCCGTCCACTCTTGATCCTTCCAGAGCTGCTGGCTTCTCTCTGCCCACGAGCCCCTTTCTGCGGTTTGTGCTTCTTACTCATCTCGCCGTTGCCTTGTAAACAGGAGGAGGCTCTTGGGATGAGCAGAAAGTGGGCCCCGAGGCAGaggcagctctcctccctgacgtGGTGCAGCTGTGCCTCTGGACGGAGCGGGAGAGGGGGCCCAGCCAGGGCCTGGGGGCTGGCCCCATGAGccgcctgggctgggctgggcccagcGCCCTGCTCTCCTCCACAGCTTCACCTTGGCTCTGAGTCACTCCTCTTGTTTGCACTGGCAGCCTCCCATGGAAACCCACGCTGGGGAGGGCCCGAGCCGCTGGGGGAAATGCTGCTGCCTCCGGGCGCATGAAGGCCACGGCGAGGAGCTGCCCGCTGCTGCAGGcgcagagaagccgctgctatCGAGGGGAGAGGCGGGCTGCTGCCAGCGGGGACCAGGGATGAGCCCACTCGGGGGCGGTGGGGTGGCCAGACTCGGTAGCGTCCAGGGGACGAAGGCAGCTCGCGGTGCTTTTTTGACAAGGCAACACCCTAAGAGATGGGGAAGAGGCAACCACTTTGCTTTCAGGGCGCTTCTCTAGTCCTGCAAGTGGCCACGGGGTTCGAAAAGCCAGCTCTGAAAAGGTTTCAAGCCCAGAATTTCAGGGTGAAATTGAATGCATGCTGCCAGAGGCATGGAAGTGGAAATGGGCTGGCAGGTCCCCCAAAGAGGACCccatagagggagggagggagggaggaccacCACTTGTGCATTGTGACCTTGACGCTTTCCACTGTGGAAAAGTGGCTGGAATTCTTCTCTAatggttttagggcagggagaAAGGAGGGGTGAGAATACTCAGAGAGTTGGACGGGCAGCCACGCCATTGCCTCCTTCCCGTCTCTAGAGGGTGAGACGTTGCCAAGAAACCACAATATTTGTCCCCTGACCTGGTACCGATGGCCAAAATCCGTGGGCCAGGCTCCTGAACTCTTTGCCTACCTGCTGCCTTGCGGGGGCTCAACGCATTTTGTCTAGCATTCACCTGAGAGAGAAGGCTGCCTTCTCCCTGGGAGCGTAACCAGAAAAAGGGAGTCTAGAAactcccaggctcctcctcctagAAACTCCTTTTTGACCTGTCGGGAAATGGGCTTCTTTGGCTCCATGTGGGAGCTGGTGGGGCAGAGAGCCGGGTCTTTTAATGAGTACATGGGGAGAGATGGGAGGCAGACAATACAGGTTGGAAGGCCCCAAACGTCTGAGTAGGGGGAGTAAGCCATGTGGATGGAGCTGCAGTTGAGTGGGATAGAGCCCGCTGGgcatgcaggttcaatccctggcagccagcatccccaggtagggctgggggagattcCTCTCTGAAGCCAGACAgatttgctgccagtctgtgaagaccatactgagctagatggaccagtgtctgactcagtaggcagcagctgcctatgttcctatgtaactcactctctctctgtcacacacacacacacacaactggctACATCCACAACTCCCAGCCAGCTGCCAAAAGGAGAATCTGGCTGCCCTTTCCATCTTCCACATGAACTCCCCATCCCCGCTGGATTCACAGGAACGCCGCAGTGTGGAATTTGTGGCATAAGCAAACGGCTTTATTTACTGCCCTTGGCCTGGCAGCTGGGCCAGTTCTGTGGCCTTTGTTTATCCCAGGCAGCTGGCGTAGAACAGAAATATTTTTTCAGTCACTTCATGCAAACGGTCTGTGATCAGAGACTGGAAGCGACCAAGTCAAGGCCCATTTCTGCCCCActgtttgggggggaaagggaggggaggcaTGGCGCGAAGGGCTGCGTACGCAGACTCCCTTTTGAACTTGGCTCCTGCTcgactcctcctctccctcctccgctGTGTcggtttttagattgtaagccctttggggcagaggcCTGTCGTCTGTATAAGatccaggacccccccccccccacacacacacacaccccaccagcctTGCCACACTCCCGGTGCCTCTTCTTAAGACTCTAAAACTTCAAAACTGTCAACATTTAGCACCGGCTCCCTTGAACGTCCTACTCTTCTTTCTGGGGACCGCCTctccccacagcagcatgggGCCCCAGCCGAGGGGCAGAGCCTCCGCTTGCCACGCCGAAGGACCCAAGTTCagtctccaggtaaggctgggaggagagtctcctgcctgaaacctgggagcagccgctgccagtcagagcagacaatgctgagctcgctggaccaagggtctgactcagggcGGCCGCTTCCTAAGGAAGGGGCAGTGGGTCTGTGGCGCGGAgtccctgctttgcaggcaggaggtcccCGGCAGCATCTGGGTGAGAAAGACCCCCCCCCGCCTGAAACCCGGCAGAGCTGCTGCCGGCCAGGGTAGGCAGCGCTGCGGGGCATGATGCTGGACCTCTGACTCAGCGGGATGAGCCCCAGGCTGGCTCCATCCATCCTTAGCAGGGCTGGGCGGGAGACGCCTCCCTGAAGCCTCGgagagcggcggcggcagctacAGGGCGAGCAGCAGCCTGGCGAGGAAAAGGGCGTCCCGGGGCGCGTGCAGagcgcctcttcttcttcttcttcttcttcttcttctcctcaccgggcccccctgcctgctgccgACCTGCGACGGGGCGGCCCGGGGGGGCTGAGCAAGCCGCTCCTCGCGCCCCACCCGCCCGGAGGCGAAGGGAGGATGGAGCGAGCCGGCCCTGGACGCGCCACCCCGGGAGGGcagaagcggaggaggaggaggagacgcggGCGGCGGAGTCCCGGGTAGGAGGGGGGGGCCCGGGGACCCctggcagccagggagggaggcaggcaggcaggcaggcgtcgccccccgccccacagcccacccaggcggcggcggcggcggctgcgccAGATGTGCCGGACGCCCCACCGATTCCCAGGCAGGAGCGCCTCCCTCGAgagtcctcctgcctgcctgtcttctcggcccccccccaccccgctgcccgcAAGGGAACCTCGGCCCCCCCCCAGACCCtgcttgcgccccccccccgccctttctgCTCCAGAGGTGACCTGACCCTTCCTTAATTGGGGGGCCGGCGGGCAAGTCAGTCAGGTCCCGACTAGgcagcctgggtgggtgggtggccttCCTTCTGGCGAGGATCCTGGCCCTGTGGGAGCGTCTCCAGAGGACCGGAGGACCCCGAGCCTCGTGCAgagcgcaccccccccccgaggaagatcggaagctgccttcgacagagagTCAGAGACCCTCGGTTCCTCTCTAGAGCAGGCTGGCACaggctggcaggggcttctctgaggtcctcgggagtctctcccagccctatccggagatgctgccaagcaggGAACTGAGAACCTCCTGCCAGGGGCTAGTACAGcaagcaccccccccaccccaaaggggTTACAAGCCGGTCCAAGCTCCAGTTCTGCACACAGACAGAGCTCCATCCAGGGTGtgatctggggtggggaggggtcagATTTGAGGAGTCCCCCCCTCATTTGCCTGAGCCCCCCCCCAGGACACCTGCTGATCCGTATCTCCAGTCCCCAACATGCATTtttctccactcccccccactccaattttaaagtgaggagttgctctcaAGTTTCTCCTCTGTCTAcacggcagggtgtgtgtgggtgtgggtgtgtgtgtgtgagattgaTAGAGGTGTCAAAAATCTTGGTGTGGTTTTATGTTCTTGTCCCCAGGACTGCCGAGTGGCTTGAGCTGAGATCCCAGTGGCTGGATGGTCCCAGTTCTTGAGGATGGAAGGAAGAGGAACAGTTGCTGCTTCAGGCTCCTtggggtaaaggtaaaatgtgccatcaagtccctCTCGGcttgtggtgaccacagagccctgcggttgtctttgggagaatacaggaggggctgaccattgcctcttcccgcacagtaggagatgatgccttccagcatctaaTATATATctccgctgcccaatataggtgtttccgataGTCAGGGAAACAGagcagcgaggattcgaactggcaacctctggctggctagtcaggtcatttccccactgcaccattaagtggctgcaagcatgaattatcccctttactaagcagggtcaaccctgatTTGGCATTTGAACGGGACCACGTGAGCACTTTAAGCGAACcgtccttaagggatggggccactctgagaaaagcacctgcaggcagaaggtcccaagttctctccctggcagaccatctccagatagggctgagagagactcctgcctgcagccttggagaagctgctgccagtctgtgaagacaatactgagctagatggatcaaggcagaacacaacttcctatgttcccctgctagctgagcaaagaggcaccattttaaaaagtggtaactttgatatttagcaggaggagagcaactggccctatccagccccaacacagcatctctccggtGGCTGTTGATGGGGTCTACCAtatacattgtgagccctttggggacaggaagccacttccctttattatttatttttatgtgtaaaccacctttggttgaaaagcagtatataattattcATAGTAGCTGCCGACTGTGAATCCTTTCCATGTCTCAGATACTGCAGTTATAGACCAGAAGAAGGGGAGGTACCAAAATGCAGACCCCAAACACAGAACACAATGAGGCACCTGAGAGATAATGGGATGCATTATAATATCAGTAGAGAGAAAATGTATGCATTGGTCAGCGATGAATATACTGTAGGAAGTAACCCAAGGGGTAGTGACACCATTAACaaaatgctgaaataagaggaatTGCTGAGATTTGTAGCGCTCAAACGGAGTTTCAAAGGCTCAGTCAAATGAAGACCCAATATATCTGTCCCTGTATTATTAGTTATAACTGTAGTCACATAACAAAGCCCTTCTCGTGATCTTGAAATCCACTTAGAAATGTCTCAGTCGTCAATTGAGGTAATCAGTCATGCTTTCAAATGGACTCTTGAAATAAAGGATATAAGATACTAATGCCACCATTTAAAATCCAAAAGTGCAGATCCAAAACCTTTTTGCCAACACTTTCTCTCTGTGGTCTTTTCAAGAAGCAGCG encodes the following:
- the OVCA2 gene encoding esterase OVCA2, producing MSARREGPPKLRLLCLHGYRQNAGSFWARSGALRKALRGRAELLSLDAPHVIVAQPGEAAPDPPEADGRGWWFSGPEGTTFHALEEAASCTGLEESLEAVAKAFLEQGPLDGLLGFSQGAALGGILCALKQRGDPRFPFGFAILVAGFKSRAADHHGYYQEPICVPSLHVVGETDQVIPARMSRELASQFTDPVTLSHPGGHFLPASAPQKNAYLEFLDQFVK